GCCGTAGACGACGCCCTTTTCGGTGCGCAGGTCCTGGTGCTGCTGGTTGTAGTTCTCGACCGCGACCGAGAAGCGGATCGCGGGGAAGCCCGCGTTCAGGAACTCGGTATGGTCGCCGCCGCGGCCGAAGCGGTCGTTGCGCCAGACCTGGCGGACGTCGAGGCCGATGGCGGGCAGGCGCTCGGCGAGGCGGTCGAGGAAGCGGGATATGTTGCGGCTGGGCGAATCATTCTCGCCGCCCTGGCTGCGCTGTGCGGCGGCGAGTTCGGCCCTCCCCTGCCAGCGCGGGCCTTCGGAAAAGACCCGCACCGTCTTCGCGTCGCACACCCCGTCCGAGCCGCAGCTGTTGCCGATGATGTCGTTGTTGAGGTTGGCGATGACGTTCCAGCCCTGCGCCTTGGCATAATCGGCGAGGATCTTGCCGCCCAGCAGCCCCTGCTCCTCGCCCGACAGCGCGGCATAGACGATGGTGCCGGGGAATTTGCGCTTCGAGAGCACGCGCGCGCTTTCGAGCACGGCGGCGGTGCCCGAGCCGTCGTCGTTGGCGCCGGGCGCGTCGGCGGTGGCGTTCATGACGTCGGTGACGCGGCTGTCGATGTGGCCGGTGATGATGACGACGTCGTTGGGGCGTGTCGTCCCGCGCTGGATCCCGACCGCGTTGCAGAGGCGGGTCGGCTGCGGGATGCGCGCGCTCTTCGGCACGGTGTCGCAGACTTGAGTCGCTTCGATGCCGGTCTTCTTGAGTTCGGCCTCGGCCCAGCGCACCGCAGCGCCGATCCCGCGATCGGGGTCGGTCTGGCTCGACAGGGTGTGGCGGGTGCCGAAGGCGACGAGCCGGGCGATGTCGGCGCGGATGCGGGCCTGGCTCACCTGGTTGGCGGCGGCCTGCATCTGCTGCTCGGGCGTCGGCGTGGGCGCGGCGACGGCGGTGCCACCCATGAGCAGGGCAAGAAAAGCGAACTGACGCATCGACGGGTCTCCTCAACGCCGACCTGACTGGCATCGCGCACCGCGCTTGGCTAGTGGCGAGGACGAAGAGGAGATCCCCCATGCGTACCATCGACCATTTCATCGGCGGCGGAAGCTTCGTCTCGGGCGAGCGGAAGAGCGATGTGTTCAATCCGAGCGAGGGCTCGGTGCAGGCGAGCGTCCGGCTTGGCACCGTCGCCGACCTCCAGAAAGCGGTCGATGCCGCCAAGGCCGCGCAGCCTGCCTGGGCCGCGACCAACCCGCAGCGCCGCGCCCGCGTCATGTTCAAGTTCAAGGAACTGATCGAGGCGAACATGGACGAGCTCGCCGCGATGCTCTCGAGCGAGCATGGCAAGGTGCTCGCCGACAGCCGCGGCGACGTCCAGCGCGGGCTCGAGGTGATCGAATATACGTGCGGGATCCCGCAGGCGCTGAAGGGTGAGTATACGCAGGGCGCGGGTCCGGGCATCGACGTCTATT
This genomic window from Sphingomonas rosea contains:
- a CDS encoding M28 family peptidase → MRQFAFLALLMGGTAVAAPTPTPEQQMQAAANQVSQARIRADIARLVAFGTRHTLSSQTDPDRGIGAAVRWAEAELKKTGIEATQVCDTVPKSARIPQPTRLCNAVGIQRGTTRPNDVVIITGHIDSRVTDVMNATADAPGANDDGSGTAAVLESARVLSKRKFPGTIVYAALSGEEQGLLGGKILADYAKAQGWNVIANLNNDIIGNSCGSDGVCDAKTVRVFSEGPRWQGRAELAAAQRSQGGENDSPSRNISRFLDRLAERLPAIGLDVRQVWRNDRFGRGGDHTEFLNAGFPAIRFSVAVENYNQQHQDLRTEKGVVYGDTLDKMDLPYLTKVIRLNTAALMALASAPPPPEIVRIEGAVSTDTNIAWYSQDPTSRDIIRWRRTDANQWQQSRVVEPQLRLHIPSSETLKGIRVDDWVFGVSSVSKDGWESPVASAVPGGAFKPYVAPQPK